In the genome of Kitasatospora cineracea, one region contains:
- a CDS encoding amino acid ABC transporter ATP-binding protein, which translates to MTENSADLREPEDGGAAPLVSLRGVNKHFGALHVLQDIDLEIAQGEVVVLIGPSGSGKSTLCRTINRLETIDSGTIEVDGRPLPAEGRELARLRSQVGMVFQSFNLFAHKTVLQNVVLAQVKVGRVPKAEAEKTARELLERVGVGAQADKFPAQLSGGQQQRVAIARALAMNPKVMLFDEPTSALDPEMVNEVLEVMRSLAAKGMTMVVVTHEMGFARSAANRVLFMADGRIVEQNTPEAFFTAPRSDRAKDFLSKILHH; encoded by the coding sequence ATGACCGAGAACAGTGCCGACCTGCGCGAGCCCGAGGACGGCGGGGCCGCCCCGCTGGTGTCGCTGCGCGGGGTGAACAAGCACTTCGGCGCGCTGCACGTGCTGCAGGACATCGACCTGGAGATCGCCCAGGGCGAGGTCGTGGTGCTGATCGGCCCGTCCGGCTCCGGCAAGTCCACGCTGTGCCGCACCATCAACCGGCTGGAGACCATCGACTCCGGCACCATCGAGGTGGACGGCCGTCCGCTGCCCGCCGAGGGCCGCGAACTGGCCCGGCTGCGCTCCCAGGTCGGCATGGTGTTCCAGTCCTTCAACCTGTTCGCGCACAAGACCGTGCTGCAGAACGTGGTGCTGGCCCAGGTGAAGGTCGGCCGGGTGCCGAAGGCCGAGGCCGAGAAGACCGCCCGCGAACTGCTGGAGCGGGTCGGCGTCGGCGCGCAGGCCGACAAGTTCCCCGCCCAGCTGTCCGGCGGCCAGCAGCAGCGGGTGGCGATCGCCCGCGCGCTGGCGATGAACCCCAAGGTGATGCTGTTCGACGAGCCCACCTCGGCCCTCGACCCGGAGATGGTCAACGAGGTGCTGGAGGTGATGCGTTCGCTCGCCGCCAAGGGCATGACCATGGTGGTGGTCACCCACGAGATGGGCTTCGCGCGCTCGGCCGCCAACCGCGTCCTGTTCATGGCGGACGGCCGGATCGTCGAGCAGAACACCCCCGAGGCGTTCTTCACCGCGCCGCGCAGCGACCGCGCCAAGGACTTCCTTTCGAAGATCCTGCACCACTGA
- a CDS encoding regulatory protein RecX: MTRHQHHHPAPGPSEDGPGAGVPGDDGSSSGHGESGSGSGRGDGYGGWSGGGDGPPDWFAAGAEEEASDGPPDWFAAVAEEPPGAGAGGGGGAARVADLGELPGLVRASELAGGRRRRRSALGELPVAEPEPVAAERPRARRRAKAERGEEGEERGEREPRQGRRGRAAEPAGDPADRARDICLRLLTGAAKSRKQLADALRRKEIPDEVAEQVLDRLEEVGLIDDAAFAEAWVESRHAVRGLSRRALAQELRTKGVTGETAERALLQVDAEDESEAARALVDRKLRSTAGLDRDVRIRRLVGVLARRGYAEGLAFRVVREALAEEGVEDGVEDGTEEPDD; encoded by the coding sequence TTGACACGCCACCAGCACCACCACCCGGCACCGGGTCCGTCCGAGGACGGGCCCGGTGCGGGCGTTCCCGGGGACGACGGGAGCAGCAGCGGACACGGCGAGAGCGGCAGCGGCAGCGGCCGCGGCGACGGCTACGGCGGTTGGTCCGGCGGCGGGGACGGGCCGCCGGACTGGTTCGCGGCCGGCGCGGAGGAGGAGGCGTCGGACGGGCCGCCGGACTGGTTCGCGGCGGTGGCCGAGGAGCCGCCCGGCGCGGGGGCGGGCGGCGGGGGCGGGGCCGCGCGGGTGGCGGATCTGGGGGAGCTGCCCGGGCTGGTGCGGGCGTCCGAGCTGGCCGGAGGACGGCGGCGACGGCGCAGTGCGCTGGGGGAGTTGCCGGTCGCGGAGCCGGAACCGGTGGCGGCGGAGCGGCCGCGGGCCCGGCGACGGGCGAAGGCCGAGCGGGGGGAAGAAGGGGAGGAGAGGGGCGAGCGGGAGCCGCGCCAGGGCCGGCGCGGGCGGGCTGCCGAGCCGGCGGGCGATCCGGCCGACCGGGCCCGGGACATCTGCCTGCGGCTGCTCACCGGAGCCGCCAAGTCCCGCAAGCAACTGGCCGATGCGCTGCGCCGCAAGGAGATCCCGGACGAGGTCGCCGAGCAGGTGCTGGACCGGCTGGAGGAGGTCGGGCTGATCGACGACGCCGCCTTCGCCGAAGCCTGGGTGGAGTCCCGGCACGCGGTGCGCGGCCTGTCCCGGCGGGCGCTGGCCCAGGAGTTGCGCACCAAGGGCGTCACCGGGGAGACCGCCGAGCGGGCCCTGCTCCAGGTGGACGCCGAGGACGAGTCGGAGGCCGCCCGGGCGCTGGTGGACCGGAAGTTGCGCTCCACCGCCGGGCTGGACCGGGACGTGCGGATCCGGCGGCTGGTCGGGGTGCTGGCCCGGCGCGGCTACGCCGAGGGCCTGGCGTTCCGGGTGGTGCGGGAGGCGCTGGCGGAAGAAGGGGTGGAAGACGGGGTGGAAGACGGAACGGAGGAGCCGGACGACTGA
- a CDS encoding DUF3046 domain-containing protein — translation MRLTEFWRRMHEHFGEAYAESFAQDHVMGELGGRTVRQALDAGWEAKDVWRVVCATQGVSSRLR, via the coding sequence ATGAGGCTGACCGAGTTCTGGCGACGGATGCACGAGCACTTCGGCGAGGCGTACGCCGAGTCCTTCGCGCAGGACCACGTGATGGGCGAGCTCGGCGGCCGCACCGTCCGGCAGGCGCTGGACGCCGGGTGGGAGGCCAAGGACGTGTGGCGGGTGGTCTGCGCCACGCAAGGGGTGTCGTCCCGGCTGAGGTGA
- a CDS encoding SigE family RNA polymerase sigma factor: protein MGEKQNGPDDEFRTFIVGAWPWLLRTAYLLTGEQHAAEDLAQSAAERTCAAWSKVRRADDPHSYVRRIMVNQHARRWRRRAPEVLVEAVPDAAGPEDGYARSDQRRMLMAALAGLPARQRQAVVLRHWEDLSDSQAAAAMGCSAGAVRSHAAKGIARLRETADLGELKDMTRIGGAV from the coding sequence ATGGGAGAGAAGCAGAACGGTCCGGACGACGAGTTCCGGACGTTCATCGTGGGGGCCTGGCCCTGGCTGCTGCGGACGGCGTACCTGCTGACCGGCGAGCAGCACGCCGCCGAGGACCTCGCGCAGTCCGCCGCCGAGCGGACCTGCGCGGCCTGGTCGAAGGTCCGCCGGGCCGACGACCCGCACAGCTACGTGCGCCGGATCATGGTCAACCAGCACGCCCGCCGCTGGCGCCGCCGGGCCCCCGAGGTCCTGGTGGAGGCGGTGCCGGACGCGGCCGGGCCCGAGGACGGGTACGCCAGGTCGGACCAGCGCCGGATGCTGATGGCGGCCCTCGCGGGGCTGCCCGCCCGGCAGCGGCAGGCCGTGGTGCTGCGGCACTGGGAGGACCTGAGCGACAGCCAGGCGGCCGCGGCGATGGGGTGCTCGGCCGGTGCCGTGCGCAGCCACGCGGCGAAGGGGATAGCCAGGCTGCGGGAGACCGCGGACCTGGGGGAACTGAAGGACATGACTCGGATCGGGGGTGCGGTGTGA
- the recA gene encoding recombinase RecA: MAGTDREKALEAALAQIERQFGKGSVMRLGEKANEPVEVISTGSTALDVALGVGGIPRGRVVEIYGPESSGKTTLTLHLAANAQKAGGTVAFVDAEHALDPEYAKKLGVDTDALLVSQPDTGEQALEITDMLIRSGAIDLVIIDSVAALVPRAEIEGEMGDSHVGLQARLMSQALRKIAGALNQSNTTAIFINQLREKIGVMFGSPETTTGGRALKFYASVRLDIRRIETLKDGTEAVGNRTRVKVVKNKVAAPFKQAEFDILYGVGISREGGLIDMGVEHGFIRKSGAWYTYEGDQLGQGKENARNFLKDNPQLADEIEAKIKGKLGIGPKLPEAEGDAAPAVEIPAAAAPAKAAAKKTAAAAKS; encoded by the coding sequence ATGGCAGGAACGGACCGCGAGAAGGCCCTGGAGGCCGCACTCGCCCAGATCGAGCGGCAGTTCGGCAAGGGCTCGGTGATGCGGCTCGGAGAGAAGGCGAACGAGCCGGTCGAGGTGATCTCCACCGGATCCACCGCCCTCGACGTGGCGCTCGGCGTGGGCGGCATCCCGCGCGGCCGGGTGGTCGAGATCTACGGCCCCGAGTCCTCCGGCAAGACCACCCTGACCCTCCACCTCGCCGCCAACGCCCAGAAGGCCGGCGGCACCGTCGCCTTCGTCGACGCCGAGCACGCGCTCGACCCCGAGTACGCCAAGAAGCTCGGCGTGGACACCGACGCCCTGCTGGTCAGCCAGCCGGACACCGGCGAGCAGGCGCTCGAGATCACCGACATGCTGATCCGCTCCGGCGCGATCGACCTGGTGATCATCGACTCGGTGGCCGCGCTGGTGCCGCGCGCCGAGATCGAGGGCGAGATGGGCGACTCGCACGTCGGCCTGCAGGCCCGCCTGATGAGCCAGGCGCTGCGGAAGATCGCCGGTGCGCTGAACCAGTCGAACACCACCGCGATCTTCATCAACCAGCTGCGCGAGAAGATCGGCGTGATGTTCGGCTCGCCGGAGACCACCACCGGTGGCCGCGCGCTCAAGTTCTACGCCTCGGTCCGCCTCGACATCCGGCGGATCGAGACCCTGAAGGACGGCACCGAGGCGGTCGGCAACCGCACCCGCGTCAAGGTGGTCAAGAACAAGGTCGCCGCGCCGTTCAAGCAGGCCGAGTTCGACATCCTCTACGGCGTGGGCATCAGCCGCGAGGGCGGCCTGATCGACATGGGCGTCGAGCACGGCTTCATCCGGAAGTCCGGCGCCTGGTACACCTACGAGGGCGACCAGCTCGGCCAGGGCAAGGAGAACGCCCGCAACTTCCTGAAGGACAACCCGCAGCTGGCCGACGAGATCGAGGCCAAGATCAAGGGCAAGCTGGGCATCGGCCCGAAGCTCCCCGAGGCCGAGGGCGACGCCGCCCCCGCCGTGGAGATCCCGGCCGCGGCGGCCCCCGCGAAGGCCGCCGCCAAGAAGACGGCGGCCGCTGCCAAGAGCTGA
- a CDS encoding FAD-dependent monooxygenase, with amino-acid sequence MDAVIIVGAGPVGLALALALARNDVPSTVLDEGTGVSPESPRTVVLGGDTTAFLARIGYTRVVSDAARWDAFTIWRRRTEVLRLPLDAEPVLHLAQHRLQRGLRDAVAATPLIRLLPRHKVVELAQDHDGVTVRTTSAGQDAWWHGSHLVGCDGARSTVRKLLKVRFPGRPAVDRHAVATVRVDLPFPGEARIHREPPWRGDREASARPLPDGLWRLDWRLPPGRPQPTEPVDPHATWPGIVTGDTLLTRVTSALTGWCGELPPHQLLAAADHTYQQRLAGRFRTGRCFLAGDAAHLHGALGMQNLADGLRDADNLSWRLALARHLPPTGDRADRALLDGYEAERRGAVGARLRAVDQSMPLLRPLRGWAETRRSLLSGSFRKNAPLLADGQLGTGRFGGAPAYPAAPSGVAPRVPEQRGAQRGTSLTEQLPATAPGVLVPDLPVVTADGTADTLRARLGGPFLLVLVAPGTTVWSAEHWLGAGLMPRLAELAAALPVPTEVLVTDTYPGATPHTVLLVRPDGHLLGTTPGLHPETLHALTAPLSPQPGLEQEARG; translated from the coding sequence ATGGACGCGGTGATCATCGTCGGGGCCGGGCCGGTCGGCCTCGCCCTGGCCCTCGCCCTGGCCCGCAACGACGTCCCCAGCACCGTCCTGGACGAGGGCACCGGCGTCAGCCCGGAGAGCCCCCGCACCGTCGTGCTCGGCGGCGACACCACCGCCTTCCTGGCCCGGATCGGCTACACCCGGGTGGTCTCCGACGCCGCCCGCTGGGACGCCTTCACCATCTGGCGCCGCCGCACCGAGGTGCTGCGCCTGCCGCTGGACGCCGAACCCGTCCTGCACCTCGCCCAGCACCGCCTGCAGCGCGGCCTGCGCGACGCCGTCGCCGCCACCCCGCTGATCCGCCTGCTCCCCCGCCACAAGGTGGTCGAACTCGCCCAGGACCACGACGGGGTGACGGTCCGCACCACCTCCGCCGGCCAGGACGCCTGGTGGCACGGCAGCCACCTGGTCGGCTGCGACGGTGCCCGCTCCACCGTCCGCAAACTGCTCAAGGTCCGCTTCCCCGGCCGCCCCGCCGTCGACCGGCACGCCGTCGCCACCGTCCGGGTCGACCTGCCCTTCCCCGGCGAGGCCCGGATCCACCGCGAACCCCCGTGGCGCGGCGACCGCGAAGCCTCCGCCCGCCCGCTGCCCGACGGCCTCTGGCGGCTCGACTGGCGGCTGCCCCCCGGCCGCCCCCAGCCCACCGAGCCCGTCGACCCGCACGCCACCTGGCCCGGCATCGTCACCGGCGACACCCTGCTCACCCGGGTCACCTCCGCGCTGACCGGCTGGTGCGGCGAACTCCCGCCCCACCAACTCCTCGCCGCCGCCGACCACACCTACCAGCAGCGCCTGGCCGGCCGCTTCCGCACCGGCCGCTGCTTCCTGGCCGGCGACGCCGCCCACCTGCACGGCGCCCTCGGCATGCAGAACCTCGCCGACGGCCTGCGCGACGCCGACAACCTCTCCTGGCGGCTCGCCCTCGCCCGGCACCTGCCCCCCACCGGCGACCGCGCCGACCGCGCCCTGCTCGACGGCTACGAGGCCGAACGCCGCGGCGCGGTCGGCGCCCGGCTGCGCGCCGTCGACCAGAGCATGCCGCTGCTGCGCCCGCTGCGCGGCTGGGCCGAGACCCGCCGCTCGCTGCTCTCCGGCTCCTTCCGCAAGAACGCCCCGCTCCTGGCCGACGGCCAACTCGGCACCGGCCGCTTCGGCGGCGCCCCCGCCTACCCGGCCGCCCCCTCCGGCGTCGCCCCCCGGGTCCCCGAACAGCGCGGCGCCCAGCGCGGCACCTCCCTGACCGAACAACTCCCGGCCACCGCCCCCGGCGTGCTGGTCCCCGACCTCCCGGTGGTCACCGCCGACGGCACCGCCGACACCCTCCGGGCCCGACTCGGCGGCCCCTTCCTACTGGTCCTGGTCGCCCCCGGCACCACCGTCTGGTCCGCCGAACACTGGCTCGGCGCCGGCCTGATGCCCCGCCTCGCCGAACTCGCCGCCGCCCTCCCCGTCCCCACCGAGGTCCTGGTCACCGACACCTACCCCGGCGCCACCCCCCACACCGTCCTCCTGGTCCGCCCCGACGGCCACCTCCTCGGCACCACCCCCGGCCTCCACCCCGAAACCCTCCACGCCCTCACCGCCCCCCTCTCCCCCCAGCCGGGCCTGGAACAGGAAGCCAGGGGATAG
- a CDS encoding amino acid ABC transporter permease produces the protein MGIPFEDGNFSLFVRGFLGTIELSALSALFALLLGFMLAAFRVSPVPVLRGFGTAWVTIFRNTPLTLMFFAVTFVLPRLDVHISSFTAAVAALSIYTGSFVCEVLRAGINTVPLGQAEAARSLGMGFGQTLGLVVLPQAARAVLAPMGSVFIALPRNSAIGGAFNVFELFSVQKTLTEKGYAIFAIFFWVALAYLVISFAVGAVFSALERRTAVAR, from the coding sequence ATGGGCATACCGTTCGAGGACGGCAACTTCTCGCTGTTCGTCCGCGGGTTCCTGGGGACGATCGAACTGAGCGCGCTCAGTGCCCTGTTCGCCCTGCTGCTGGGCTTCATGCTGGCGGCCTTCCGCGTCTCGCCGGTCCCGGTGCTGCGGGGCTTCGGCACAGCCTGGGTGACGATCTTCCGCAACACCCCGCTGACCCTGATGTTCTTCGCGGTGACCTTCGTGCTGCCGCGGCTGGACGTGCACATCAGCAGCTTCACCGCCGCGGTGGCCGCGCTCAGCATCTACACCGGCAGCTTCGTCTGCGAGGTGCTGCGCGCGGGCATCAACACCGTGCCGCTGGGCCAGGCCGAGGCCGCCCGCTCGCTGGGCATGGGCTTCGGCCAGACCCTGGGCCTGGTGGTGCTGCCGCAGGCGGCCCGCGCGGTGCTCGCGCCGATGGGCTCGGTGTTCATCGCCCTGCCCCGCAACTCGGCCATCGGCGGTGCCTTCAACGTGTTCGAGCTGTTCAGCGTGCAGAAGACCCTGACCGAGAAGGGCTACGCCATCTTCGCCATCTTCTTCTGGGTCGCCCTGGCCTACCTGGTGATCAGCTTCGCGGTCGGCGCGGTCTTCTCCGCCCTGGAGCGGCGCACGGCGGTGGCCCGATGA
- a CDS encoding glutamate ABC transporter substrate-binding protein — MKARRTVAAALSVLALTAVAACGKDGTPNSDTNKGGSAAPQLPTYQVNADAKLDGSPVWTKAKAAGKLRIGAKSDQPFLGFEDVQTGKRNGFDIEIAKMVAADLGFSPDQIQFTTINSSARETSIAGDQIDYYVGTYSINDNRKKQIDFAGPYYIAGQSLLVNKDNTAITDAKSTEGKAVCTVTGSTSVDNIKTYNAKVTTFDSYSLCVEKLLTKEVDAVTTDDAILKGYAAKNQGKLKVVGEPFSKERYGIGLKKGDAVLQKAINDALKKHEDNGDWKKAYDATLGLSGSAAPAVPELDPTTAS; from the coding sequence ATGAAGGCCCGTCGTACCGTAGCCGCCGCCCTGTCCGTGCTCGCCCTGACCGCGGTCGCGGCCTGCGGCAAGGACGGAACGCCGAACTCGGACACCAACAAGGGCGGCTCGGCCGCCCCGCAGCTGCCCACCTACCAGGTGAACGCCGACGCCAAGCTGGACGGCTCGCCGGTGTGGACCAAGGCCAAGGCCGCCGGCAAGCTCCGCATCGGTGCCAAGTCGGACCAGCCGTTCCTCGGCTTCGAGGACGTGCAGACCGGCAAGCGCAACGGCTTCGACATCGAGATCGCCAAGATGGTCGCCGCCGACCTCGGCTTCTCCCCGGACCAGATCCAGTTCACCACCATCAACTCCAGCGCCCGCGAGACCTCGATCGCCGGTGACCAGATCGACTACTACGTCGGCACCTACTCGATCAACGACAACCGCAAGAAGCAGATCGACTTCGCCGGCCCGTACTACATCGCCGGCCAGTCGCTGCTGGTGAACAAGGACAACACCGCCATCACGGACGCGAAGTCCACCGAGGGCAAGGCGGTCTGCACCGTCACCGGGTCCACCTCGGTCGACAACATCAAGACCTACAACGCCAAGGTCACCACCTTCGACAGCTACTCGCTCTGCGTGGAGAAGCTGCTCACCAAGGAGGTCGACGCGGTCACCACCGACGACGCGATCCTCAAGGGCTACGCCGCGAAGAACCAGGGCAAGCTCAAGGTCGTCGGCGAGCCGTTCTCCAAGGAGCGCTACGGCATCGGCCTGAAGAAGGGCGACGCGGTGCTGCAGAAGGCGATCAACGACGCCCTCAAGAAGCACGAGGACAACGGCGACTGGAAGAAGGCGTACGACGCCACCCTGGGCCTGTCCGGCTCCGCCGCCCCGGCGGTCCCCGAGCTGGACCCGACCACCGCCTCCTGA
- a CDS encoding amino acid ABC transporter permease, with amino-acid sequence MSTRTASVLYDVPGPRARRRYLVAGVIGTLGIAALLWWVVATLADQGQFDASLWDAFQYTAVQQRILDGVLATLETFALAAAGSLVLGSLLAVGRLSDHRPVRAVCTVVVQFFRAMPLVIMIFALYQAVFTAKPMWGLVIGLVLYNGAVQAEIIRSGINAVPRGQAEAAHALGLRKTQVMSLVLVPQAVRTMLPAIIGQLVVTLKDTSLGYIITYSELLYVGKLIASNSDGYPYIPVVLVITPIYIVMCLALGGLARWIESRGRRGATRRGAAAA; translated from the coding sequence ATGAGCACCCGCACCGCCTCCGTCCTGTACGACGTCCCCGGCCCGCGGGCCCGGCGGCGCTACCTGGTGGCCGGCGTGATCGGCACGCTCGGCATCGCCGCCCTGCTCTGGTGGGTCGTCGCCACCCTGGCCGACCAGGGCCAGTTCGACGCCTCGCTGTGGGACGCCTTCCAGTACACCGCCGTCCAGCAGCGGATCCTCGACGGCGTGCTGGCCACCCTGGAGACCTTCGCGCTGGCCGCGGCCGGCTCGCTGGTCCTCGGCTCCCTGCTCGCGGTCGGACGGCTGTCCGACCACCGCCCGGTGCGGGCGGTGTGCACCGTCGTGGTCCAGTTCTTCCGGGCCATGCCGCTGGTCATCATGATCTTCGCGCTGTACCAGGCGGTGTTCACCGCCAAGCCGATGTGGGGCCTGGTCATCGGCCTGGTCCTGTACAACGGCGCCGTGCAGGCCGAGATCATCCGCTCCGGCATCAACGCCGTCCCGCGCGGCCAGGCCGAGGCCGCCCACGCCCTGGGCCTGCGCAAGACCCAGGTGATGAGCCTGGTGCTCGTCCCGCAGGCGGTCCGGACGATGCTGCCCGCGATCATCGGCCAGCTGGTCGTCACCCTCAAGGACACCTCGCTCGGCTACATCATCACGTACTCCGAGCTGCTGTACGTGGGCAAGCTGATCGCCTCCAACTCCGACGGCTACCCGTACATCCCGGTCGTCCTGGTGATCACCCCGATCTACATCGTCATGTGCCTCGCCCTCGGCGGCCTGGCCCGCTGGATCGAGTCCCGCGGCCGCCGCGGCGCGACCCGTCGCGGCGCAGCCGCTGCTTGA
- a CDS encoding AI-2E family transporter, giving the protein MASSAEHPDPTAPGRTTPDTPFDTPAEAGPGTTDRAAEAVAAADAETARTAAARLLRRADTGSGAMPRWLPRAILLALLGVGLFQLADWAFHQLIDLFVMLLVAFFLSLAMEPAVDRMAARGMRRGLGTFLVFIGLALAVAGFLASLGTLLVDQITQIAGKLPQLLQDLINWINHTFRTDLSLDQLQHQVLKDSGTIEKYTQQAADNVWGVTGTVIGGLFQAFTVGLFTFYFTAEGPRVRRTVCSLLPPSKQGEVLRAWEIALAKTGGYLYSRALLALISTLAHWAFFAAIGLPYAAALAVWVGVMSQFVPTIGTYLAGALPVLVGLTERPVEALWVLVFVIVYQQIENYLLHPRITAKTVDVHPAVAFGAVIAGAALLGAVGALIAIPVAATLQGFVGTYVRRYEVEDDPRIDRGEERRERRRHTVRRLRRIMSGGSDGPGRAGGSGADGTGGGRAEGERREEPPGE; this is encoded by the coding sequence GTGGCGAGCAGCGCAGAGCACCCCGACCCGACGGCCCCCGGCCGGACGACCCCCGACACCCCGTTCGACACCCCGGCCGAGGCCGGGCCCGGCACCACGGACCGGGCCGCCGAGGCCGTGGCGGCCGCCGACGCCGAGACGGCGCGCACCGCCGCCGCCCGGCTGCTGCGCCGGGCCGACACCGGCAGCGGCGCGATGCCCCGCTGGCTGCCCCGGGCGATCCTGCTGGCGCTGCTCGGCGTCGGCCTGTTCCAGCTCGCCGACTGGGCGTTCCACCAGCTGATCGACCTGTTCGTGATGCTGCTGGTGGCGTTCTTCCTGTCGCTGGCGATGGAGCCCGCCGTCGACCGGATGGCCGCCCGCGGGATGCGCCGCGGCCTGGGCACCTTCCTGGTGTTCATCGGCCTGGCCCTGGCCGTGGCGGGCTTCCTGGCCTCGCTCGGCACCCTGCTGGTCGACCAGATCACCCAGATCGCCGGGAAGCTGCCGCAGCTGCTCCAGGACCTGATCAACTGGATCAACCACACCTTCCGCACCGACCTGTCGCTCGACCAGCTCCAGCACCAGGTGCTCAAGGACTCCGGCACCATCGAGAAGTACACCCAGCAGGCCGCCGACAACGTCTGGGGCGTCACCGGGACCGTCATCGGCGGGCTGTTCCAGGCCTTCACCGTCGGCCTGTTCACCTTCTACTTCACCGCCGAGGGCCCCCGGGTGCGGCGCACCGTCTGCTCGCTGCTGCCGCCGTCCAAGCAGGGCGAGGTGCTGCGGGCCTGGGAGATCGCGCTGGCCAAGACCGGCGGCTACCTGTACTCCCGGGCGCTGCTCGCGCTGATCTCCACCCTCGCGCACTGGGCGTTCTTCGCCGCCATCGGCCTGCCGTACGCGGCGGCGCTGGCCGTCTGGGTCGGCGTCATGTCGCAGTTCGTGCCGACCATCGGCACCTACCTGGCGGGCGCGCTGCCGGTCCTGGTCGGGCTGACCGAGCGGCCGGTGGAGGCGCTGTGGGTGCTGGTCTTCGTGATCGTCTACCAGCAGATCGAGAACTACCTGCTGCACCCGCGGATCACCGCGAAGACCGTCGACGTGCACCCCGCCGTCGCGTTCGGCGCGGTGATCGCCGGGGCCGCGCTGCTCGGCGCGGTCGGCGCGCTGATCGCCATCCCGGTCGCCGCGACGCTGCAGGGCTTCGTCGGGACGTACGTGCGCCGCTACGAGGTCGAGGACGACCCGCGGATCGACCGCGGCGAGGAGCGGCGCGAGCGGCGGCGGCACACGGTGCGGCGGCTGCGGCGGATCATGTCGGGCGGCTCGGACGGTCCGGGGCGGGCCGGTGGTTCGGGTGCGGACGGTACTGGTGGGGGCCGGGCGGAAGGGGAGCGGCGGGAGGAACCGCCGGGGGAATGA
- the rny gene encoding ribonuclease Y gives MGIAQGTETGSSLLLAAGVLIGALVLVLAAGFLMLRQRRAELDRREERLTSELHRLHVHEDELAARAADSERVRGELADQAAENRLLLEHTAGLTAVQAREEIVRAAESEARREAALTVREIERRAVTEGEGRAREIIAASIQRLAAEHTADTVVTTLRLPSEDMKGRVIGREGRNIRAFEAVTGVNLIVDDTPGLVQLSCFDPVRRESARLTLEALLVDGRIQPARIEEEHERSRAEVERLCVRAGEDALLTVGIGTSGEMSPELVRTLGTLRYRTSYGQNVLGHLVESAHLAGMMAAELGVDPEPVRRAALLHDIGKALTHRVPGSHAAIGAEFARRHGEAEEVVHAIAAHHGEIEAKTVEAVLTQAADACSAGRPGARKESVEAYVRRLERLEEIARAHEGVTKVYAMQAGREVRVMVQPEAVDDLRAQEIAKEVARQVREELTYPGQIRITVVRESRATEVAR, from the coding sequence ATGGGCATCGCTCAGGGCACCGAAACGGGTTCCTCCCTGCTGCTGGCGGCCGGAGTGCTGATCGGCGCCCTGGTGCTGGTGCTGGCCGCCGGGTTCCTGATGCTCCGTCAGCGCCGGGCCGAACTCGACCGCCGCGAGGAGCGGCTGACCTCCGAACTCCACCGTCTGCACGTGCACGAGGACGAACTCGCCGCCCGCGCCGCCGACTCCGAGCGGGTCCGCGGCGAACTCGCCGACCAGGCCGCGGAGAACCGCCTGCTGCTGGAGCACACCGCCGGGCTGACCGCCGTGCAGGCCCGCGAGGAGATCGTCCGGGCCGCCGAGTCGGAGGCCCGCCGGGAGGCCGCGCTGACCGTCCGGGAGATCGAACGGCGGGCCGTCACCGAGGGCGAGGGCCGGGCCCGGGAGATCATCGCCGCGTCCATCCAGCGGCTGGCCGCCGAGCACACCGCCGACACCGTGGTCACCACCCTGCGGCTGCCCAGCGAGGACATGAAGGGCCGGGTGATCGGGCGCGAGGGCCGCAACATCCGCGCCTTCGAGGCCGTCACCGGCGTCAACCTGATCGTCGACGACACCCCCGGACTGGTGCAGCTCTCCTGCTTCGACCCCGTCCGGCGGGAGAGCGCCCGGCTCACCCTGGAGGCGCTGCTGGTCGACGGGCGGATCCAGCCCGCGCGGATCGAGGAGGAGCACGAGCGCAGCCGGGCCGAGGTCGAGCGGCTGTGCGTCCGGGCCGGGGAGGACGCGCTGCTGACCGTCGGCATCGGCACGAGCGGCGAGATGTCGCCCGAACTGGTCCGCACCCTCGGGACGTTGCGCTACCGGACCTCGTACGGGCAGAACGTGCTCGGGCACCTGGTGGAGTCCGCGCACCTGGCCGGGATGATGGCCGCGGAACTCGGCGTCGACCCCGAGCCGGTGCGGCGGGCCGCACTGCTGCACGACATCGGCAAGGCGCTCACCCACCGGGTGCCGGGCAGCCACGCCGCGATCGGCGCGGAGTTCGCCCGGCGGCACGGCGAGGCGGAGGAGGTCGTGCACGCGATAGCGGCGCACCACGGCGAGATCGAGGCCAAGACCGTGGAGGCGGTGCTCACCCAGGCAGCCGACGCCTGCTCGGCCGGGCGGCCGGGCGCGCGCAAGGAGTCGGTGGAGGCGTACGTGCGCCGGCTGGAGCGGCTGGAGGAGATCGCCCGGGCGCACGAGGGCGTCACCAAGGTGTACGCGATGCAGGCCGGGCGGGAGGTCCGGGTGATGGTGCAGCCGGAGGCGGTGGACGACCTGCGGGCGCAGGAGATCGCCAAGGAGGTGGCCCGGCAGGTGCGGGAGGAGCTGACGTACCCGGGGCAGATCCGGATCACGGTGGTGCGGGAGTCGCGGGCGACGGAGGTCGCGCGGTAG